The Myxococcales bacterium genome includes the window AAACGCTCTTTGATGGTGTCGAGGTCCACCGATGACGCCAAAAACGCGCTGCCACTCACCGGTTCGTCGACATCGAGGGTGTAATACGATTGCACATACTTAACCAGGTAGCGGCTCTTCACCTCTTGTTTGTTGAAATCAAAGCCAACCTCGACCTCGCCGGTGCCCCAGCTCACGCTGGCGTCGAGGGCGAGCGACAATTGCTCGGCGGAATGGACTTGCTCCATCTGAAAATCGATCATCGCCGGCGTAGAACCCGAGAGTTCAGACGACAAGATCTTGCCAACCGCCTCGCGGGAGGCCGATAGGCTCGGCGATTTCATGGTCGCCGACTTAGAACCATCAAGATTTTCTAGTCCCACCGAGATGGTGAGCGGTGCGCGCGGGAGCACTTCCTGGCGAAATAGGCCACTCACAATGGAGTCACCGCCGACGATAGCGCCAGGCCAGAGCGACTCCGAATTCGCCGCGTAGGCGACGATCTTGTCAAATTGTCCGGTTTCTGAAAAACGCTGGGTCGTGCAGATATACTCACCCTCCGGGGCCTCCGTCTCATCGCCCACTTGGGTCTTGGCCTTGGCGTCGTCCGTTGGGAAATAAGGCAGATCGCGCAGGTACGAGCCGATTGGATCGTTGTCAACGCAGGCCGTCAATGCGAAGGCCGATGCCAAGCCAAGAGATGCCCGCGAAACTCGTTTGAGGTTTTGCATGTAGTGGCTTAATGCAGCATTGGTGCCAAGATTCGCCGTCTGGTTACAACGCAATACGCCAGGCTAGCCCCGTCGCCTGAGGTGCAGCGGCCCACGTGGGAACAAGATGCCCCACCACATCTCGATTTCTACCCCGCAAAATGAAGGGTTCATGCGGTCTGACGCCCTCGGCGCCAAAAACCTACATGGCTGGCAAATGACTACAGCCCGGCCATGCCGCCGCCCTTGCGCGGCTGCAGATAGCTTACCAGCTCCATTTCGACGGCCCCCAAATCGCTCTCGCCGCGCAGCTTCAGCAACACGCGGTCTGCGTCGTCGCTGATCCATAGCGCGTAGGTGCGTTCGACCGGCGATGCGGCGAGTGCGCCCATTCGATCGAGGCGACGAGACCGGCCCTCAAACCGCCGCGCGCGAAAATTTCCGATCTCGGTATGCACGATCTCGGTGCCGGCCCCCGTTAGCTGCGCTCGCCACGCGTGCTCGCCGCGAAACACATCCGCCGTCACCTGCCCGCCCACGGGCAACTCGAGCCAGCGGATCGCAAAGAGAAAGGTCCCGAGGTCAAACGCTTGCGGCGTTGCCAGCGCTTGCTGCGCTACGATGGCCGGCGCAGGAGCCCGCGTGACCTCGACACGCGCCCCGGCCTCACGATACGTCACGACGACCACCTCTTGCTGCGGCGTACCTAAGCCAGTTACTTCTTGCGCGCGAAACTCGGCGGGCTGCGCGCGCCCGGCGACGATTTTCACCGACGACGTGAATTCGCTGCGCAATTGGCTAAACAAGCCTCCCACGCCGTCCGGCACGGTCAACCCCGAAATCGCAAACCAGCCGTGTTGCAGCGTCTGCGCATACTCAAACCGCGCCAGCTCCAGGCCGGCCACCGTGACGCGATACTGCGCCACCTCGGTGAGGAGCATGCGCGCCGTGAGCGCAGGCATCGGCAACTCGGCCAGGGGCTCGTCGCGCCACCTCGGCGAGGCCGCGGGCTTGGCGCAACTTACGACGGCGATCGCCGCCGCGACGATCGTCGCGCACACCGTCTTCGAGGCCGCGAGCATGCTTTACTGTAGCACCTAAAGCGCGCGCACCACCTTGCGCTCGTAGCCGGGCCAGCTACTATGCCGCACATGAAGAGCCTAAGGCCCACATTTACGCTTGTCGCCATCATCACAGCCATCGCATGCGTCACCGCGTGCGAAAAGAAGTCAGCGACGGGTGGCGACACCGCGGCGCTAGAGGCGCGCCTCGTCAAAATGGAAAAACGCGTCGACAAAATCATCGAGGTGTTGTCGCAGGCGATGGGGCCGGGGCGGCCAAATCCAAAAGACGTCTACAAACTGCCGATTGGCGCGGCTGACATCGTCGAAGGCCCGGCAAACGCCAAGGTAACCATTGTCGAGACGTTCGAATTTTTGTGCCCCTATTGCTGGCAGTTCGCCCCGGTCATTAATCAAGTCAAGGCGGCGTTTCCAAACGATGTTCGCTTTGTCTACAAACACCTCGTCATCCACGGCGAGCCCGCGCTGCCACCGGCGTTGGCCGCTTGCGCCGCGAGCAAGCAAGAAAAGTTTCATGACATGAGCCTGGCGATTTTTGCCAGCATTTTTACCTCCGAAGGCAAGGCGATCGCTGAAAAGTCGACGGCGCCTGAGCTGGAAAAGCTAGCCGCGACGCTGAAGCTCGATATGGCCAAATACAAGGCCGACGTGGCGAGCCCAGCTTGTCAGGCGTGGCTTACCAGCGGCGAAGGCCTGCGCGACGTCGGCGTAACCGGAACGCCTTCAGTCTATGTCAACGGCAAGCCGACGGGGCCCGCGCCTTTTCCACAGCTCAAGGCCGCGATTGAAGAAGAAATCAAAATCGTCGACGCCAGCGGTATCGCGCCGGCGGATTACTATCAGAAAACCGTGATCGAAAAAGGCAAGACCTCGGTGCCTGGCCCATTTGACGAATAAGAGCGACACGACGGCGCCCCCCTGGCTCATCACCTGGGGCCTCGCCGCGCCGGACCACGCCGCCATGACCGCGGCGGGATGGCCCTGGCCTCACGTCGCGCGCATCATTAGCGAGCATCGCGGCATTTACACCCTAGCCTGCGAAAGCGGCGAACGCCTCGGCCGCGTCGCCGGCAAGCTGCGCATGCGCGATAGCGCGACGGCGCAAGAGACGCCGGGATTCCCCGTGGTGGGCGATTGGGTCCTGCTCGACGAGGATGGCAGCGGCGAATTTGCGGCCATCAGCCACGCCTTGCCGCGGCGCGCGCTGCTGCGACGAGCGCGCCCGAGCAAGGAGCTGCAGCTCATCGCCGCCAATATCGACCTCGTGTTAATTATTGCCGCGAGCGATGGCGTGGCGGTGAGGCAACGTGTCGATCAATACGCGGCGGTGGCCGCCGAGAGCGGCGTGCCTTCGCGCGTTGCATTTACCAAGATCGATCTCGCCACGCCGCCGCGCCAGGGCGACGAGCTTGCGATCTGCAATGTCGATGGCGCGGGCCTCGCCGAGGTACGGGCCGCGCTTGGCGGCAAGACGACGCTGCTAGTTGGCGACTCGGGCGCCGGCAAATCGAGCCTGCTCAATGCCTTGATAGGTGGCGGCGCGCACCGAACCGCACAGCTCACGCACGGTGGTGAGGGCCGCCACACCACGACGGCACGCCGCCTCGTGCCGCTGACCGTGGACGTCGCGCCCAGCACCTGCGTGATCGACTCGCCTGGCTGGCGCCACGTACGCACCGAAGCCGAGTTAGCAATCCGCGCGGGCGACGAGCAAGCCGCGGGCCCCAGCTCTAAGCCACTACGTCGCGGCGCCAAAACACCACGTACATCGCGCCGGTAAAGAGCCCGATGTAGCCGGCACACCAGGCCGCATCGACCCACAGCCGCTGCCAATCCGCGCCGCCGCCGACGCGAAACACGCGATACATCTCGTGCCACAGATTCATATGCGTCGTCGGCAGCCATTGCCGCAACGCCTCGCCAAAAACCTCAGGCGGCAGCTGCGCCATCACCGAGGAGATAAAAAATAGCCCGAGCGACGCCGCGAGCGCCACCATCGGGTTGTCGACGAGCGCCGACACAAACAGCGAGAAAGACACCAAGACCATCATCGAAAGCGTGCTCACGAGCACGATGGCGAGCAGGCAATACAGCCAATCCGGCGAGGCGATAAACCAAATGCCCTGCTCGCGAAATTGCCACACAAACACCACCATGTTGCCGTCTCCGAGCGCCACCAGCCCTACGACATAGGCAAGCACCGCGAGAAACAGCACGATCATCAGCAGCCAGATAAACGTCGCCAGCCACTTGGCCGTCGCGATGCGCGGGCGCGAGATCGGCCGCATCATCCACGCCCGCAGCGTGCCGTCCTTGGCCTCGCCGGCAAACTGCCCGCTCGCCAGGGTCGCGGCGATCACCGGCAGCATGGCGAAAAACGCAATATTGAGCGTAAAGCTCACGAACGACGCCGCCGTAACAAACGAGCGCGGATCGACCAGCCCGCCATATTTCTTCAGCATGCGGAAATCATTTTTAAGATAGCCGCCGAGCACGAGGCCGACGAAGACCAGGCACAGCACGATGCCAATGTACGACGCCGGCCGCCGCGCCAACTTGAACAGCTCCCAGCGCACCAGGCGTGCGATCGACGGCGTGCTCATGTTGGGGTGGCCTCCGCGCCGAGCAACGAAAAGAACAATGACTCGAGGGTTGGGGCCTGAGGCACCAGCGCCTCAATCAATATGCCGCGCGCCACCAACGCGGCGACGAGCCTTGAGGGGTCGTGGACGCCGCGCATGGTGTAGCTGCCGCCCTCGGCGTCAAACGCGACGCCGAGCTCGCTCAACGCGGCCCCGGCGTCGGGCGAGGCCGAATGAAGCACCAAGGTGGCCTCCGCCGCCACGAGGCCAGCCACCTCGCCTTCCCAAACCGTCTTGCCGCCATGCATCACGAGCGCGCGATTGCATAGCTGCTCGACCTCGACCAAGAGGTGACTCGAAAGCAAGATTGTGAGGCCGTCATCATGGGCGAGCGAGCGAATGAGGCGACGCAAATCGCGGATGCCATGCGGATCGAGGCCATTGGTCGGCTCGTCGAGAATGATAAGATCCGGCGAGGCAACGAGCGCCAACGCGATGGCAAGGCGCTGCTTCATGCCTTGCGAAAAATGGCGCGTCGGTTCGTCGGCGCGCGCCGAAAGGCCGACGCGGGCGAGCGCACGGGCGATGTCGGCGTCGGTAATCGAGGTGTCGCTCACCGCGCCAAGCATGGAGATGTTCTCGCGCGCCGAAAGGTAGCCGTAAAACGATGGATACTCGATGGCTGCGCCAATGCGCTGGCGCGACGCCGCCGTCATCGGCTCCCCGTGCAGCGTCACCTCGCCTGCCGACGGTCGAATCAGCCCCATAATCATGCGCAGCAGCGTCGACTTGCCGGCGCCGTTGGGACCGATCAGGCCGTAGACATCGCCGCGGCGCACGGTGAACGCCACATCGCGCACGGCCTCGCGCGCGTGGG containing:
- a CDS encoding DUF3108 domain-containing protein yields the protein MLAASKTVCATIVAAAIAVVSCAKPAASPRWRDEPLAELPMPALTARMLLTEVAQYRVTVAGLELARFEYAQTLQHGWFAISGLTVPDGVGGLFSQLRSEFTSSVKIVAGRAQPAEFRAQEVTGLGTPQQEVVVVTYREAGARVEVTRAPAPAIVAQQALATPQAFDLGTFLFAIRWLELPVGGQVTADVFRGEHAWRAQLTGAGTEIVHTEIGNFRARRFEGRSRRLDRMGALAASPVERTYALWISDDADRVLLKLRGESDLGAVEMELVSYLQPRKGGGMAGL
- a CDS encoding thioredoxin domain-containing protein, with amino-acid sequence MKSLRPTFTLVAIITAIACVTACEKKSATGGDTAALEARLVKMEKRVDKIIEVLSQAMGPGRPNPKDVYKLPIGAADIVEGPANAKVTIVETFEFLCPYCWQFAPVINQVKAAFPNDVRFVYKHLVIHGEPALPPALAACAASKQEKFHDMSLAIFASIFTSEGKAIAEKSTAPELEKLAATLKLDMAKYKADVASPACQAWLTSGEGLRDVGVTGTPSVYVNGKPTGPAPFPQLKAAIEEEIKIVDASGIAPADYYQKTVIEKGKTSVPGPFDE
- the rsgA gene encoding GTPase RsgA; the protein is MTNKSDTTAPPWLITWGLAAPDHAAMTAAGWPWPHVARIISEHRGIYTLACESGERLGRVAGKLRMRDSATAQETPGFPVVGDWVLLDEDGSGEFAAISHALPRRALLRRARPSKELQLIAANIDLVLIIAASDGVAVRQRVDQYAAVAAESGVPSRVAFTKIDLATPPRQGDELAICNVDGAGLAEVRAALGGKTTLLVGDSGAGKSSLLNALIGGGAHRTAQLTHGGEGRHTTTARRLVPLTVDVAPSTCVIDSPGWRHVRTEAELAIRAGDEQAAGPSSKPLRRGAKTPRTSRR
- a CDS encoding ABC transporter permease subunit, yielding MSTPSIARLVRWELFKLARRPASYIGIVLCLVFVGLVLGGYLKNDFRMLKKYGGLVDPRSFVTAASFVSFTLNIAFFAMLPVIAATLASGQFAGEAKDGTLRAWMMRPISRPRIATAKWLATFIWLLMIVLFLAVLAYVVGLVALGDGNMVVFVWQFREQGIWFIASPDWLYCLLAIVLVSTLSMMVLVSFSLFVSALVDNPMVALAASLGLFFISSVMAQLPPEVFGEALRQWLPTTHMNLWHEMYRVFRVGGGADWQRLWVDAAWCAGYIGLFTGAMYVVFWRRDVVA
- a CDS encoding ABC transporter ATP-binding protein codes for the protein MAALGAPLLAVGGLSKRFGRGAHAREAVRDVAFTVRRGDVYGLIGPNGAGKSTLLRMIMGLIRPSAGEVTLHGEPMTAASRQRIGAAIEYPSFYGYLSARENISMLGAVSDTSITDADIARALARVGLSARADEPTRHFSQGMKQRLAIALALVASPDLIILDEPTNGLDPHGIRDLRRLIRSLAHDDGLTILLSSHLLVEVEQLCNRALVMHGGKTVWEGEVAGLVAAEATLVLHSASPDAGAALSELGVAFDAEGGSYTMRGVHDPSRLVAALVARGILIEALVPQAPTLESLFFSLLGAEATPT